The segment ACAAAGTTTTACTAAAAAATCTCTTCATTTTGTAGCATAACATATCAAAAGTACTGTGAAGGAATGAAGAGCTTAGCTCTAGCAGTGATGGAAATACTAGCAATCAGCTTGGGAGTTGATCGATTGCactataaaaattattttcaggACGGTGGGTCTATAATGCGATGTAACTATTATCCGCCATGCCCCGAGCCAGGACTTACCTTCGGCACTGGTCCTCATTGTGACGCCACATCTTTAACAATTCTCCACCAAGACGAAGTTGGAGGCTTGGAAATCTTTGCAAACAACAAATGGCAGATTGTTCGACCTCGTCAGGATGCCCTAGTAATCAACATCGGTGAGACCTTCACGGTAGGTTTCCAATCTTTCAATGGAAAATCGTCTAGATTTTcgatttgtttttttctttcctaGTACGATACATAATCATTACATTACATGACAAACTTTTATATTCGCATGGGATTGCCCTAATTTGTCCCATGCTTGTGTCTTTTAAAGGGTtggcccatatatatatattttccaagGGACATTGGGAGATGCATTCTCTCATAGAGTGAAACACAGAAGAAGCTAGCAAAAATACAAGATTTTTGGACAtacgtatgtatgtatgtatgtatgtatttatgtatgtatgtatgtatgtatgagatatattaGTGATTTTGTCGGCAACTAAGCAATACACAAATAAATAGTAAACCAGGATTTACTTGTTCAAATAATTAAGTTGACAAAGAAGTGCTGTAGGTGGGAAGTTTACAAATAGATATATTATAGCCAAGCAAACAAACATAGGAGTATGTACTGTTTATTAATTTTGTTTGTGGtgtctaaaaataaataaattaatataaggaGGGTGTGCAGGCATTAACAAATGGGAGATACAAGAGTTGCCTGCATAGGGCAGTAGTAAACAGCGAGAGGGCGAGAAAATCATTGGTATACTTTGTTTGCCCACGAGAAGACAAGGTGGTGAGACCCCCAGAGGATCTTGTACAAGGTGATCAACTCCCAAGAGCTTACCCTGATTTCACATGGTCCGATTTCCTCCATTTCACCCAAAACTACTACAGAGCTGACGCTCATACTCTCCATAGCTTCATCAAATGGCTCTCATCTTCCAGCCCCATTCATCACAACcgttaattatatatgtatatttagtaccttcttttctatattatattatatgtatCTCTATAATTGATTTATTAATTAGATTTATGTATCGTGTCGATAAATGATTATAAATTTGCAGATGGATTAATTATTTCAGTTCCACGCCAAtggtattatgtatatatgtattttacaattacatcatgattTAATGTTCACAGTCTAATAGAGAAATGGGATGTGGGAGCCTATAAAATGTGGTCCTTGtgcatttttatataaatttaaggaCATGAATTGCAATATTACTTTCTAAGTTTAACCCACCAAATTGAAAGtatatttacaaaattttcatagAAGTACCATACCTGCCCCTGTACTATACTCCTAATTGTATTTTGGCCCCTCTAATAAAAAAACGAACAAACAGATCCCTATACGTTAGATAATGGGGAAACAGCCCTTTTGTCAAAATTATGTCATTAAATACTTATTTTggccttttatatatatatatatatatatatatataataataacaaatttagtctttaatttttataattttattcaatttgacctctactcttttatttaaaaaaatcatcCTATTAACTTTTTATTGCTATTTGATGTGACATGGTTTTTGTTTTCGCTATTTTagcaaataatttaaaaattatagaaaattcaaattctaaaatcaCAAATACAAATCATTCAAAAACAGGGATGAAGGTAAAAGGGACAAGCAATGGCCTTCCCCCCataataaaattgtaatttt is part of the Gossypium arboreum isolate Shixiya-1 chromosome 5, ASM2569848v2, whole genome shotgun sequence genome and harbors:
- the LOC108481343 gene encoding gibberellin 20 oxidase 2-like translates to MDSTHLLSSPLEIQDQTLVDHHSSSIGSSFLQNQTNVPKEFLWPKVDLVNAHQELLEPLVDLERFFRGDELAIQQAAKVIRAACLTHGCFQVINHGVDSHLINAAYYHLNRFFHLPLSHKLRARRATTAGLNTLSYSGAHSDRFSSNLPWKETLTFRFHENPKESSVVDLFKSSLGDDFEEMGITYQKYCEGMKSLALAVMEILAISLGVDRLHYKNYFQDGGSIMRCNYYPPCPEPGLTFGTGPHCDATSLTILHQDEVGGLEIFANNKWQIVRPRQDALVINIGETFTALTNGRYKSCLHRAVVNSERARKSLVYFVCPREDKVVRPPEDLVQGDQLPRAYPDFTWSDFLHFTQNYYRADAHTLHSFIKWLSSSSPIHHNR